A single genomic interval of Juglans regia cultivar Chandler chromosome 1, Walnut 2.0, whole genome shotgun sequence harbors:
- the LOC109001270 gene encoding late embryogenesis abundant protein 2-like, whose translation MDQSQNASHEAGQAKCQAQEKASGLMEKAGNTAQSAKESCQETTQQVKDKAQEAADAAKSAVGANK comes from the exons ATGGACCAATCCCAGAACGCAAGTCACGAAGCTGGGCAGGCCAAGTGCCAAGCTCAG GAAAAGGCAAGCGGTCTTATGGAAAAGGCTGGCAATACTGCCCAAAGTGCCAAGGAATCATGCCAAGAG ACTACTCAGCAGGTGAAGGACAAGGCGCAAGAGGCTGCTGATGCAGCTAAGAGTGCAGTAGGAGCGAACAAATGA
- the LOC109001344 gene encoding proline dehydrogenase 1, mitochondrial translates to MASRIIVSPPKLLKTLSHFTRPLNSSSSSSSIAVHLTDNSEPNIRRPPTATASSALNLDDSEKLFSSVPTTQLFRASANLHAAAIEPMVDFGTWLMKSKLMDVDVVRGAILGAIRHTFYEHFCAGEDAVSAVQTVRRLDHAGLRAMLTYAVEYAADNDSCDRNLDAFLHTVESSKSLPPSVSFVIVKITAICPKKLLERVSDLLRWQHKDPSFNLPWKLDTLPIFSDSSPTYHTLRKPEPLTPQEEHDLQLGHQRLQKICQKCVEANIRLTVDAEHSFVQPAIDYFTYSSAILYNRDDNPIIFGTIQCYLKDAKARLLLASKAADKMSVPMGFKLVRGAYMSSESKLASSLGFESPIHNGIDETHECYNDCASIMLEKIANGPGALVLATHNVESGRVAVAKAQDLGIGKVHQKLQFAQLYGMADVLSFSLRNAGFQVSKYMPFGPVEMVIPYLLRRAEENRGLLSASTLDRQLIRKELKRRLMAAVF, encoded by the exons ATGGCAAGCCGTATAATAGTCTCTCCTCCGAAGCTCCTCAAAACTCTCAGCCACTTCACGAGGCCACTcaactcctcctcctcctcctcctccattgcCGTCCATCTCACCGACAATTCTGAACCCAACATCCGAAGACCACCCACCGCAACAGCCTCCTCCGCCCTCAACCTTGACGATTCCGAGAAGCTCTTCTCTTCCGTACCCACCACGCAGCTCTTCCGCGCCTCTGCCAACCTCCACGCCGCGGCCATCGAGCCCATGGTCGATTTCGGGACGTGGCTCATGAAGTCCAAGCTCATGGACGTGGACGTGGTGCGAGGTGCCATATTGGGCGCCATACGACACACTTTTTACGAGCACTTCTGTGCTGGCGAGGACGCCGTCTCGGCCGTACAGACCGTGCGGAGGCTCGACCATGCCGGCCTCAGAGCCATGCTTACCTACGCCGTCGAATACGCCGCCGACAACGACTCTTGTGATCGCAACTTGGACGCCTTCCTTCATACCGTTGAGTCCTCCAAGTCTCTTCCACCTTCT gtgAGCTTTGTCATTGTGAAAATCACTGCGATTTGCCCCAAGAAGCTGCTTGAGCGGGTCAGTGACTTGTTGAGATGGCAACACAAAGACCCTTCTTTCAATCTGCCATGGAAGCTGGATACCCTCCCAATTTTCTCTGATTCAAGCCCTACCTATCACACCCTCAGAAAGCCAGAACCATTAACCCCACAAGAAGAGCATGATCTCCAATTAGGCCACCAGAGACTGCAAAAGATCTGCCAAAAATGCGTCGAAGCAAATATTCGTTTGACGGTTGATGCAGAGCATTCATTCGTTCAGCCTGCCATTGATTACTTTACTTACTCTTCGGCCATCTTGTACAACAGAGACGATAATCCAATAATATTTGGGACTATTCAATGCTACTTGAAAGATGCAAAAGCAAGATTGTTGCTTGCATCAAAGGCTGCAGACAAAATGAGTGTTCCCATGGGGTTCAAATTGGTGAGGGGAGCTTACATGTCAAGTGAAAGTAAACTAGCTTCTTCTTTAGGCTTTGAATCTCCGATTCACAATGGCATAGACGAGACACATGAGTGCTACAATGACTGTGCTTCTATCATGCTCGAAAAGATTGCCAATGGCCCTGGTGCACTTGTTCTTGCAACTCATAATGTTGAATCGG GGAGAGTGGCAGTGGCAAAAGCTCAAGATTTGGGTATTGGGAAGGTACACCAGAAACTACAATTTGCACAGCTATACGGTATGGCAGACGTGCTTTCGTTTAGCTTGAGAAATGCAGGGTTTCAAGTTAGCAAGTACATGCCATTTGGGCCCGTAGAGATGGTTATCCCATACCTTCTACGGAGGGCTGAAGAGAACAGGGGTCTTTTATCTGCTTCAACTCTTGACAGGCAACTCATTCG GAAAGAGTTGAAAAGGAGACTAATGGCAGCTGTTTTCTAA